A single Tenacibaculum sp. 190524A02b DNA region contains:
- a CDS encoding DUF1800 family protein, producing MESLQKFNQVLGLRYAKHFLRRTSFNYSSEKIKAFALLTPEEAFNQLITNQNNTWNEPYDPRPTDAPHGYWTSSTENPTSFDGQTRKRRIVTAWWWYNAIKQNSLKQKLTFFLHTSFTTSKDGGTGTSTHFFDHLRLLEHYAYGNIKTLAKKITFDNSMLNYLDNTQNNANNPNENYAREFLELFTILKGPQIGNGDYTNYTEFDVQQTAKVFSGIKIQVDRSEIDSDTNLPKGKAYVAKHDTENKTFSDAFNQQTITGKNTEEGIVEELSDFVEMVFAKDATAISFCRKLYRFFVKSEWNDEIEQTIIIPLATELKNNNYEILPTVKTLLTSQHFFDASDGNNTDEIVGSIIKSPLQLISETITYFNLLIPDPIADAEDFFIFFNFIHNTYLASAGMILWSPDSVAGYPAHYQEPDFDRHWFSSNTVLARYKMIESLLSGRNKLGNNGRIRAILEIPKFIKNNITNASNAIELITELANHLYPESINDERKNYFAENLLEGFPDYYWTTAWVEYLNTGDDTIVRSRLNALIGNMINAPEFQLM from the coding sequence ATGGAAAGTTTACAGAAATTCAACCAAGTACTTGGCTTACGCTATGCCAAACATTTTTTACGTAGAACATCTTTTAACTATTCTTCTGAAAAAATTAAAGCATTTGCTTTACTAACACCTGAAGAAGCTTTTAATCAACTTATTACTAACCAAAATAATACTTGGAACGAGCCTTATGATCCTAGACCTACAGATGCTCCTCATGGTTATTGGACTTCATCTACTGAAAATCCAACTTCTTTTGATGGCCAAACAAGAAAAAGAAGAATTGTTACTGCTTGGTGGTGGTATAATGCTATCAAACAAAATTCTTTAAAACAAAAGCTTACCTTCTTTTTACATACATCATTTACAACATCTAAGGATGGAGGTACAGGAACTTCCACTCATTTTTTTGATCATTTACGTTTACTAGAACATTACGCGTATGGCAATATTAAAACTTTAGCAAAAAAAATAACCTTTGATAATTCCATGCTGAACTATCTGGACAATACTCAAAATAATGCTAATAACCCTAATGAAAATTATGCTAGGGAATTTTTAGAGTTATTTACCATATTAAAAGGGCCACAGATAGGTAATGGGGATTATACTAATTACACAGAATTTGATGTACAACAAACTGCTAAAGTTTTTTCTGGTATTAAAATACAGGTAGACAGAAGTGAAATAGATTCAGACACAAACCTTCCTAAAGGAAAGGCCTACGTTGCTAAACACGATACAGAAAACAAAACTTTTAGTGATGCTTTTAATCAACAAACCATTACTGGTAAAAACACAGAAGAAGGAATAGTAGAAGAGTTGAGTGATTTTGTTGAAATGGTGTTTGCTAAAGATGCTACAGCTATTTCATTTTGTAGAAAGCTATATCGCTTTTTTGTAAAAAGTGAATGGAATGATGAAATTGAGCAAACTATTATTATTCCGTTAGCTACTGAGCTAAAAAATAATAATTATGAAATTTTACCTACTGTAAAAACCTTGCTCACTTCTCAGCATTTTTTCGATGCAAGTGATGGAAATAATACTGATGAAATTGTAGGTAGTATTATAAAAAGTCCACTACAATTAATTAGTGAAACTATTACTTATTTTAATTTACTAATTCCAGATCCAATTGCTGATGCTGAAGACTTTTTTATCTTTTTCAACTTTATTCATAATACTTATTTAGCTTCTGCTGGTATGATTTTATGGTCTCCTGATTCTGTAGCGGGATACCCTGCTCATTATCAAGAACCTGATTTTGATAGACATTGGTTTTCTTCTAATACAGTATTAGCTCGGTATAAAATGATAGAAAGTTTGCTATCTGGACGTAATAAACTTGGTAATAATGGCCGTATTAGAGCTATTTTAGAGATCCCTAAGTTTATAAAAAACAATATTACCAATGCTTCCAATGCTATTGAATTAATCACTGAACTCGCCAATCATTTATACCCTGAAAGTATTAATGATGAGAGAAAAAATTACTTTGCTGAAAATCTTTTAGAAGGTTTCCCTGATTATTACTGGACAACTGCTTGGGTTGAATACCTTAATACTGGAGACGATACCATTGTAAGATCTCGATTGAATGCACTGATAGGAAATATGATTAATGCTCCTGAATTTCAGTTAATGTAA
- a CDS encoding DEAD/DEAH box helicase — translation MYFSDLPIHKTILKALAENKHHTATPVQQKAIPLILEQKDVVVTAQTGTGKTAAFALPIIQGLLKEQDTVQGGKKIKALIVSPTRELAIQIHESFTKYGKYTNLRSTAVFGGMSTAPQKDVLKKGIDVLIATPGRLIDLHKQNSIDLNSLKTLVLDEADLMLDMGFVEDVKRIEKLCPRKKQTLLFSATMPKKIAELAKNMLYKPEKITIAPSGTTAKNIGQLLYYVPKKNKTDLCLHLLRNTIQGKIIIFRRTKFGVDKLEQTLIKNGYKVTSLHGDKTQALRNKAIEDFKEKKATILIATDVAARGIDISKIDAVINFDLPNIPETYVHRIGRTGRAGKSGIALSFCSADETSYIKNIQELLQKQITIIEDHPFPLHKPKPKKQPNTISKHKKGRKSTNSKKNKKRWY, via the coding sequence ATGTATTTTTCTGACTTACCTATTCATAAAACAATTTTAAAAGCGTTAGCTGAAAACAAGCATCATACCGCTACTCCTGTTCAACAAAAAGCAATTCCTCTTATTTTAGAACAAAAAGATGTAGTGGTAACTGCTCAAACTGGTACTGGAAAAACGGCTGCTTTTGCGCTACCTATTATTCAAGGTTTATTAAAAGAACAAGATACTGTACAAGGTGGTAAAAAGATTAAAGCTTTAATTGTTAGCCCTACTCGTGAGTTGGCTATTCAAATTCACGAAAGTTTTACCAAATATGGAAAATACACCAATTTAAGAAGTACTGCTGTATTTGGCGGCATGTCTACGGCTCCACAAAAAGATGTACTAAAAAAAGGAATTGATGTTTTAATTGCTACGCCTGGTAGGTTAATTGATTTACACAAACAAAATTCAATTGACTTAAATTCATTAAAAACTCTTGTATTAGATGAAGCTGATTTAATGTTAGATATGGGGTTTGTTGAAGATGTGAAACGAATTGAAAAATTATGTCCTCGTAAAAAACAAACATTACTTTTCTCTGCAACTATGCCCAAAAAGATTGCAGAATTAGCTAAAAATATGCTATATAAACCTGAAAAGATAACTATTGCTCCTTCAGGTACTACTGCTAAAAACATAGGCCAGTTATTATACTATGTACCTAAGAAAAATAAAACTGACTTATGCCTACATCTACTTCGGAATACGATACAAGGTAAAATAATTATTTTTAGACGTACCAAATTTGGTGTTGACAAATTAGAACAAACACTTATAAAAAACGGTTATAAAGTAACTAGCTTGCATGGAGACAAAACACAAGCACTCCGTAATAAAGCTATTGAAGATTTTAAAGAGAAAAAAGCTACTATTTTAATTGCTACAGATGTTGCTGCTAGAGGCATAGATATTAGTAAAATTGATGCGGTTATTAACTTTGACTTACCTAATATCCCCGAAACATATGTGCATAGAATAGGCAGAACAGGTAGAGCTGGAAAATCAGGAATTGCCTTATCATTTTGTAGTGCAGATGAAACTTCTTATATAAAAAACATCCAAGAGTTATTACAAAAGCAAATAACTATTATTGAAGACCATCCATTTCCTTTACATAAACCCAAACCTAAAAAACAACCTAACACTATTAGCAAACATAAAAAAGGGAGAAAATCTACCAATTCCAAAAAAAACAAAAAAAGGTGGTACTAA
- the rsmG gene encoding 16S rRNA (guanine(527)-N(7))-methyltransferase RsmG yields the protein MEIINKYFGELTEQQLEQFSKLQELYKDWNLKINVVSRKDIDELYLRHVLHSLGIAKVMEFKAGAQVMDVGTGGGFPGIPLAILFPETNFHLVDSIGKKIKVVNEVVAGLGIENVKTTHGRVEEVKETYDFIVSRAVAQMETFHRWVKNKVHKKQNHELKNGILYLKGGDLTEELASFPKATIYDLPNYFEEDFFETKKVVHLPMKYKG from the coding sequence ATGGAAATAATTAATAAATACTTTGGTGAGCTTACTGAGCAACAATTAGAACAGTTTTCTAAATTACAAGAACTGTATAAAGATTGGAATTTGAAAATAAACGTAGTATCTCGTAAAGATATTGATGAGTTATATTTACGTCATGTATTGCACTCTTTAGGAATAGCGAAAGTTATGGAGTTTAAAGCTGGTGCTCAAGTTATGGATGTAGGTACCGGAGGAGGGTTTCCTGGGATTCCGTTAGCTATTTTATTTCCAGAAACCAATTTTCATTTGGTAGATTCTATAGGAAAGAAAATAAAAGTGGTAAATGAAGTAGTTGCAGGCTTAGGCATAGAAAATGTTAAAACCACGCATGGTAGAGTAGAAGAAGTAAAAGAAACTTATGATTTTATTGTAAGTAGAGCAGTAGCTCAGATGGAAACATTTCATAGATGGGTGAAAAACAAAGTTCATAAAAAACAAAATCACGAATTAAAAAATGGAATTTTGTATTTAAAAGGAGGTGATTTAACTGAAGAGTTGGCTAGCTTTCCTAAGGCAACTATATATGATTTACCAAATTATTTTGAAGAAGATTTTTTTGAAACTAAAAAAGTAGTGCACTTGCCTATGAAGTACAAAGGTTAA
- the apaG gene encoding Co2+/Mg2+ efflux protein ApaG has translation MFQQITKGIKVSVRTRYNGITHRGYVRYYAFSYFITIENKSENTVQLLERYWEIFDALNNIERVSGEGVVGQTPIIKPNDIYNYQSNCLLLSPIGAMGGKYKMINLTSSKKFFATIPTFQLTTISTKN, from the coding sequence ATGTTCCAACAGATAACAAAAGGCATTAAAGTTTCGGTAAGAACAAGGTATAATGGCATTACTCACCGTGGTTATGTTAGGTATTATGCATTTAGTTATTTTATTACAATAGAAAACAAATCTGAAAATACAGTACAATTGTTGGAGCGATATTGGGAAATTTTTGATGCTTTAAACAATATAGAACGTGTTTCGGGTGAAGGTGTAGTTGGCCAAACCCCCATCATAAAACCTAATGATATTTATAATTACCAGTCAAACTGCTTACTATTGTCCCCTATTGGTGCAATGGGTGGTAAATATAAAATGATAAACTTAACTTCATCAAAAAAATTCTTTGCAACTATACCTACTTTTCAACTAACTACTATATCTACTAAAAATTAA
- a CDS encoding DUF1501 domain-containing protein, producing MKRRQFIKLASTASAIGLMPFELKAMLKTAAIADCGDLSNRKLVLINLAGGNDGLNTLIPINGYDMYANLRPTLKIPNSGTNKFLNLDSTLPENQQLGLHPALSGFKSLYDNDQLRIIQSVGYPSQNKSHFASRDLYSTGNDGNSWDNGSDSGWIGRFLEKYYSGELEESYPLGVQIGSNKTELGFHGEEEHGLAINISGQDPSGFYTELNGLGGLPPTTIPSSDFGTELQYIINVNTLSNKYSQAISNAFNNGQNSSTYPDTDLSNQLKTVARLISGGLKSKVYMVRIGGFDTHDNQNQNDSDITGEHYTLLQTVSEAVSAFMNDLTSQTLANDVVGLTFSEFGRKAKENGNLGTDHGEIAPMFVFGNPVNGGVSGINVDLTEATSDNNYQIKTVQYDYRQTLGTLLQDFLGASNLVIDGTFFNNSNSQSFTDSKITELLKGSYSVAENCLLDTLSTSENLNTNDPNKWFVYPNPFTDILYLNSLDEHSKINYQLYDNRGQVIMQGSKQPYNNTFKINVPSLASGIYFLKVISSEKAEIHKVFRL from the coding sequence ATGAAAAGAAGACAATTTATAAAACTAGCCTCTACAGCTTCTGCTATAGGTTTAATGCCTTTTGAATTAAAAGCTATGCTTAAAACAGCAGCTATTGCAGATTGTGGAGATTTATCTAATAGAAAATTAGTTCTCATCAATTTAGCTGGAGGAAATGATGGATTGAACACCTTAATTCCTATCAATGGGTACGATATGTACGCTAATCTTCGTCCTACTCTAAAAATTCCTAATTCTGGAACTAACAAATTTCTAAATTTAGACAGTACTTTACCCGAGAATCAACAATTAGGATTACATCCTGCTTTAAGTGGATTCAAATCTTTGTATGATAATGATCAATTACGTATAATTCAATCGGTTGGTTATCCTTCACAAAATAAAAGTCATTTTGCTTCTAGAGATTTATATTCAACAGGAAATGATGGGAATAGTTGGGACAATGGAAGTGATTCTGGATGGATTGGTCGTTTCCTTGAAAAATATTATAGTGGTGAACTTGAAGAAAGCTATCCTTTAGGAGTGCAAATAGGTTCTAATAAAACCGAACTTGGTTTTCACGGAGAGGAAGAACATGGTTTAGCTATTAATATTTCTGGGCAAGACCCTTCTGGTTTTTATACAGAATTAAATGGTTTAGGTGGTTTACCTCCTACTACAATTCCTTCATCTGATTTTGGTACAGAATTACAATACATTATTAATGTAAATACTTTATCAAACAAATATTCTCAAGCTATTTCTAACGCTTTTAATAACGGGCAAAATTCGTCTACCTATCCTGATACTGATTTATCTAATCAGCTAAAAACTGTGGCTAGGCTTATTAGTGGCGGATTAAAATCTAAAGTATACATGGTTCGTATTGGTGGTTTTGATACACATGATAATCAAAATCAAAATGATAGTGATATTACAGGTGAGCATTATACCTTATTGCAGACTGTTTCAGAAGCGGTTTCTGCTTTTATGAATGATTTAACTTCGCAAACATTAGCCAATGATGTAGTTGGATTAACTTTTTCAGAATTTGGTAGAAAGGCTAAAGAAAATGGAAATCTAGGAACGGATCATGGTGAAATAGCACCTATGTTTGTTTTTGGAAATCCTGTTAATGGTGGAGTTTCTGGTATAAATGTAGACTTAACTGAAGCTACAAGTGATAATAATTACCAAATAAAAACTGTACAATATGACTATAGGCAAACCTTAGGTACGTTACTTCAAGATTTCTTAGGCGCTAGTAATTTGGTTATTGACGGAACTTTTTTCAATAATTCAAATAGTCAAAGTTTTACTGACTCTAAAATTACTGAGTTATTGAAAGGTTCATATTCCGTTGCTGAAAATTGTTTACTTGACACTTTATCTACAAGTGAGAACTTAAATACCAATGATCCTAATAAATGGTTTGTTTACCCAAATCCTTTTACTGATATTTTGTATTTAAATTCATTAGACGAACATTCAAAAATTAATTACCAACTATATGATAATCGTGGACAAGTAATTATGCAAGGAAGTAAACAACCCTATAATAATACTTTTAAAATCAATGTTCCTTCTTTAGCTTCAGGTATTTATTTCTTAAAAGTTATTAGTAGCGAGAAAGCTGAAATTCATAAAGTTTTTAGGCTTTAA
- a CDS encoding NRDE family protein, whose translation MCTVTYLPLGENDFILTSNRDEDPKRKTISPETYSEYGVNLTYPKDALAGGTWIGLSEKNRLICLLNGGFVKHEREDVYKMSRGVIVKKLLIVDDVVKEIERFNFKGVEPFTIVLVDWNEALVAYELVWDGQEKYFTKLSQEPKIWSSSTLYTQEVKELRKTWFANWLKKNQKFTQPNIIHFHKDESKGTKETSLKMKRAKVQTVSITSVQKIATKVTMNYLDLQAKEALTESKSY comes from the coding sequence ATGTGTACAGTTACTTATTTACCATTAGGAGAGAATGATTTTATATTAACATCTAATAGAGATGAAGATCCAAAACGTAAAACAATTTCTCCAGAAACGTATAGTGAGTATGGTGTAAATTTAACGTATCCAAAAGATGCATTAGCAGGTGGTACTTGGATTGGTTTAAGTGAAAAGAATAGATTGATTTGTTTATTAAACGGAGGTTTTGTAAAGCATGAAAGGGAAGATGTGTATAAAATGAGTAGAGGGGTTATTGTAAAGAAATTACTAATAGTAGATGATGTGGTAAAAGAAATTGAAAGATTTAATTTTAAAGGAGTAGAGCCTTTTACAATTGTGTTAGTAGACTGGAATGAGGCATTAGTAGCTTATGAATTGGTGTGGGATGGTCAGGAAAAATATTTTACAAAGTTATCTCAAGAGCCTAAAATATGGTCATCATCAACATTATATACTCAAGAGGTAAAAGAGTTGCGTAAAACATGGTTTGCTAATTGGTTAAAGAAAAATCAAAAGTTCACGCAGCCTAATATTATTCACTTTCATAAAGATGAAAGTAAGGGGACTAAAGAAACTTCACTGAAAATGAAAAGAGCCAAAGTACAAACAGTAAGTATAACTTCTGTTCAGAAAATAGCAACTAAGGTTACTATGAATTATCTAGATTTGCAGGCTAAGGAAGCACTAACTGAAAGCAAAAGCTACTAA
- the pruA gene encoding L-glutamate gamma-semialdehyde dehydrogenase, which produces MGKGFFHVPTAINEPVKGYAPGSPEREAVAAQYKAYFNGSVDVPMYIGGEEVRTGNTRNMTPPHDHQHVVGTYHYGDKSHAEKAIANALEARTEWAQMPWEQRAAIFLRAAELIAGPYRAKINAATMIAQSKTVHQAEIDAACELIDFLRFNVEYMSEIYNEQPNSDDGIWNRVEYRPLEGFVYAITPFNFTAIAANLPASAAMMGNVVVWKPSDSQIFSAKVIVDIFKEAGVPNGVINVIYGDPVEITNVVLSSPDFSGLHFTGSTFVFKELWKKIGENIHTYKTYPRIVGETGGKDFIIAHPSANPKQVATGISRGAFEFQGQKCSAASRVYLPKSLAEETLNFVKEDIASFKMGSPEDMSNFITAVIHEGSFDKLAKYIDQAKADSDAEIIAGGTYDKSKGYFIEPTVILTTNPKYTTMETELFGPVVTIYVYEDADWAETLQLIDGTSEYALTGAVFSTDRYAVAEATKALENCAGNFYINDKPTGAVVGQQPFGGARASGTNDKAGSAQNLLRWVSPRLIKETFVSPTDYRYPFLG; this is translated from the coding sequence ATGGGAAAAGGATTTTTTCATGTGCCAACAGCCATTAATGAGCCAGTAAAAGGATATGCTCCTGGTTCTCCTGAAAGAGAAGCGGTAGCTGCACAATACAAAGCATACTTTAACGGATCTGTAGATGTACCAATGTACATTGGCGGAGAAGAAGTAAGAACAGGAAACACACGTAATATGACTCCTCCACATGACCATCAACATGTTGTTGGAACTTATCATTATGGTGATAAAAGTCACGCAGAAAAAGCTATTGCTAATGCTTTAGAAGCTCGTACAGAATGGGCACAAATGCCTTGGGAACAAAGAGCTGCTATATTTTTACGTGCTGCTGAATTAATTGCAGGTCCATACCGCGCTAAGATTAATGCTGCTACAATGATAGCACAATCAAAAACTGTGCACCAAGCAGAGATTGATGCTGCTTGTGAATTAATTGACTTTTTACGTTTTAACGTAGAGTATATGTCTGAAATTTACAATGAGCAACCAAATTCTGATGATGGAATTTGGAATAGAGTTGAATACAGACCGTTAGAAGGTTTTGTATATGCTATTACTCCTTTTAACTTTACTGCAATTGCTGCAAACTTACCAGCATCAGCTGCAATGATGGGGAATGTAGTAGTTTGGAAACCATCTGACAGTCAAATTTTCTCAGCTAAAGTTATTGTAGATATCTTTAAAGAAGCTGGTGTACCTAACGGTGTTATTAATGTAATTTATGGTGATCCTGTTGAAATTACAAACGTAGTATTATCTTCTCCGGATTTTTCTGGTTTACACTTTACAGGTTCTACTTTTGTATTTAAAGAATTATGGAAAAAAATAGGTGAGAATATTCACACTTATAAAACATACCCTAGAATTGTAGGTGAAACTGGTGGTAAAGATTTTATCATAGCACATCCATCTGCAAATCCTAAGCAAGTAGCTACGGGTATTTCACGTGGTGCTTTTGAATTCCAAGGGCAAAAATGTTCTGCAGCTTCAAGAGTTTATTTGCCAAAATCTCTAGCTGAAGAAACTTTAAATTTTGTAAAAGAAGATATCGCTTCTTTCAAAATGGGTTCTCCTGAAGATATGAGTAACTTTATTACTGCGGTTATTCATGAAGGTTCTTTTGATAAGTTAGCTAAGTATATTGACCAAGCTAAAGCAGATTCTGATGCTGAAATTATTGCTGGAGGTACTTACGATAAATCTAAAGGTTATTTTATAGAACCTACTGTTATTTTAACTACCAACCCTAAGTATACAACTATGGAAACTGAATTATTTGGTCCTGTTGTTACTATATATGTATATGAAGATGCGGATTGGGCTGAAACATTACAATTAATTGATGGTACTTCTGAGTACGCTTTAACTGGTGCTGTATTCTCTACTGACAGATATGCTGTTGCTGAGGCTACTAAAGCATTAGAAAACTGTGCTGGAAACTTCTATATTAATGACAAACCAACTGGTGCTGTTGTAGGACAACAACCTTTTGGTGGTGCCAGAGCTTCTGGAACTAACGATAAAGCTGGGTCAGCTCAAAACTTATTACGTTGGGTATCTCCAAGATTAATCAAAGAAACTTTTGTTTCTCCAACAGATTATCGTTACCCATTCTTAGGTTAA
- a CDS encoding DUF3667 domain-containing protein, whose protein sequence is MAKNNKVAIIKDPNCLNCNYPFTKGEKFCPECGQKNKGKRITLLSFIREMFAGFFSWDAKFWRTLIPLLINPGKVSRNYIEGRRSRYSNPFRFYLTTSIIFFLLLGASKTYDRFQELTHGKKEDTETIASNKNSPGIAIDSIKNIVNKEIKNQNIPIDSTTQKEISNVINGIQKKERPNEISFFGEKSTFKLDRFIRFNRDNPDLDIDQALDSLQMKKTFFNRFIYNRAVFARKIVKDENTLTKFLDQLLSYGSVALFIFLPIFTFFLKILYLRRNYTYVEHLIFVFHTQTVFFLLLSGYTILDFFSENSHIWIFACLFVLYLFMAMKKFYQQGFFKTFIKFTIINHVFIFLASIGAICVALVAFAFS, encoded by the coding sequence ATGGCTAAAAATAATAAGGTAGCAATTATTAAAGATCCTAATTGCTTAAACTGCAACTATCCTTTCACAAAAGGTGAAAAATTTTGTCCTGAATGTGGGCAAAAAAACAAAGGAAAAAGAATTACTTTACTAAGTTTTATTCGTGAAATGTTTGCTGGTTTCTTTTCTTGGGATGCTAAATTTTGGCGTACTTTAATTCCTCTTTTAATTAACCCAGGTAAAGTTTCAAGAAATTATATTGAAGGAAGGAGAAGCAGATACTCTAATCCATTTCGTTTTTACTTAACAACCTCTATTATTTTCTTTTTACTATTAGGAGCTTCTAAAACGTATGATAGATTTCAAGAACTAACCCATGGTAAAAAGGAAGATACTGAAACTATTGCTTCCAATAAAAACTCTCCAGGAATAGCCATAGACTCTATAAAAAACATTGTTAATAAAGAAATTAAAAACCAAAACATCCCAATTGACTCAACCACACAAAAAGAAATTTCTAATGTTATTAATGGTATTCAAAAAAAGGAGAGACCTAATGAAATTTCTTTTTTTGGAGAAAAAAGTACGTTTAAGTTAGATAGGTTTATACGGTTTAATAGGGATAATCCAGACTTAGATATAGATCAAGCGTTAGACAGCTTGCAAATGAAAAAAACGTTTTTCAATCGTTTTATTTACAACCGAGCTGTTTTTGCTCGTAAAATAGTTAAAGATGAAAACACTTTAACAAAGTTCTTAGATCAACTTCTATCTTATGGATCTGTAGCTTTATTTATTTTTCTTCCCATATTTACTTTCTTTTTAAAAATACTGTACTTACGAAGAAACTACACGTATGTTGAGCATTTAATTTTTGTATTTCACACACAAACGGTATTTTTCTTATTACTGTCTGGATATACTATACTTGATTTTTTCTCAGAAAACTCTCACATTTGGATATTTGCCTGTTTATTTGTCTTATATCTATTTATGGCCATGAAAAAGTTTTATCAACAAGGTTTTTTTAAAACATTTATTAAATTCACCATTATTAATCACGTATTTATATTTTTAGCTTCCATTGGAGCTATATGTGTAGCTTTAGTAGCTTTTGCTTTCAGTTAG
- a CDS encoding type IX secretion system plug protein domain-containing protein produces MNCIYSQTIKSIQLRPAHNPKLFSPIVRLGEVLELSFDDLDADNKEYMYKVEHMTHDWKPSNLSSNQYIDGFDQNEIINFTNSFNTLQPYTHYSIKIPNANTIITKSGNYLISILDENYEVVFTRRCIFYEDISIVGVAVYRSRNTLQSNSEQTVQFSVNHPGLVINNPNQEVKAVLIQNNNWQTSINNIQPIFIKPQQLIYNHTQKTNFLGNNEFLNFDTKYARNTSLNIAKVERDDLYNSYLFTDESRANRPYTYNPDINGQFIINTLDAQDPITEADYTKVHFSLFLEEPINNKEIYVYGAFNGFKLEEENKMTYNKTNNIYETSIILKQGFYNYSYAVVNKNTINLNTIDGSFFETENEYTAIIYYRPFGGFYDRVIGIGNGFFNQNR; encoded by the coding sequence TTGAACTGTATATATTCTCAAACTATTAAATCGATACAATTAAGACCTGCGCATAACCCTAAACTATTTAGCCCAATTGTGAGGTTAGGTGAGGTTTTAGAATTATCATTTGACGACTTAGATGCTGACAATAAAGAATACATGTATAAAGTTGAACATATGACACATGACTGGAAACCTAGCAACCTGAGTAGCAACCAATACATTGATGGCTTTGATCAAAATGAAATTATCAACTTCACCAATTCATTTAATACCCTACAACCTTACACACATTATTCTATTAAAATACCAAATGCTAATACAATTATTACAAAAAGCGGTAATTATTTAATTTCAATCTTAGATGAAAATTATGAGGTAGTTTTCACTAGGCGATGTATTTTTTATGAAGATATTTCTATTGTTGGTGTTGCTGTTTACAGAAGTAGAAATACTTTACAAAGTAATAGTGAACAAACGGTTCAATTTTCTGTTAACCATCCTGGTTTAGTTATCAATAATCCTAATCAAGAAGTAAAAGCTGTTCTTATACAGAATAATAACTGGCAAACTTCAATTAACAATATCCAACCAATATTCATTAAGCCTCAACAATTAATATATAATCATACTCAAAAAACAAACTTCCTTGGAAATAATGAGTTTTTAAACTTTGACACAAAATACGCTAGAAATACTAGTTTAAATATTGCAAAAGTTGAACGTGACGACTTATACAATTCTTATTTATTTACTGACGAATCTAGAGCCAATAGACCTTACACTTATAATCCAGACATTAATGGTCAATTTATTATTAATACTTTAGATGCTCAAGACCCAATTACAGAAGCAGACTATACTAAGGTTCATTTTTCTTTATTTTTAGAAGAACCTATAAATAACAAAGAAATATACGTTTATGGTGCTTTTAATGGTTTTAAATTAGAAGAAGAGAACAAAATGACCTACAACAAAACTAACAACATTTATGAAACCTCAATTATTCTCAAGCAAGGTTTTTATAATTATAGTTATGCTGTAGTTAACAAGAACACTATTAACCTGAACACCATAGATGGCTCCTTTTTTGAGACAGAAAATGAATATACAGCTATCATATACTATCGCCCTTTTGGTGGATTTTATGACAGAGTTATAGGGATTGGCAATGGTTTTTTTAACCAAAATAGGTAA